In Sorghum bicolor cultivar BTx623 chromosome 8, Sorghum_bicolor_NCBIv3, whole genome shotgun sequence, one genomic interval encodes:
- the LOC110429718 gene encoding probable arabinosyltransferase ARAD1: protein MAPRGRTLLLPLAAATLLVASTIFLFAAVGARWRPADTGLPVPPHHAFPTAVPAAVTSTASSSPNATAGDKELSFLDENGQPDDPSSVSASSSTSSTTSAPVRCDPRADAAVKVFMYDLPPEFHFGLLGWSPPSADSVWPDVTPGSSPPPPRYPGGLNQQHSVEYWLTLDLLSSSSSTPPPCGRHSAVRVADSRDADLVFVPFFASLSYNRHSRPVPPEKVSRDRALQEKLVAYLTARPEWRRFGGADHVIVAHHPNSLLRARETLSPAVFVLSDFGRYPPRVASLEKDVIAPYKHMAKTFINDSAEFDDRPTLLYFRGAIYRKEGGSIRQELYYMLKDEKDVYFSFGSVQDHGASKASQGMHSSKFCLNIAGDTPSSNRLFDAIVSHCVPVIISDNIELPYEDVLDYSKFSIFVRSSDAVKKGYLMQLLSGVSKQQWTKMWNRLKEVDKHFEYQYPSQKDDAVQMIWQALSRKVPTIKLKVHRSSRFSRSDRGK, encoded by the exons ATGGCGCCCCGCGGACGGACCCTGCTCCTCCCGCTCGCCGCGGCCACCCTGCTCGTCgcctccaccatcttcctctTCGCCGCCGTCGGCGCGCGCTGGCGGCCCGCCGACACCGGCCTCCCCGTCCCGCCCCACCATGCCTTCCCCACCGCCGTCCCCGCGGCCGTGACCTCGACCGCTTCCTCCTCACCCAACGCCACCGCCGGCGACAAAGAGCTCTCCTTTCTTGACGAGAACGGCCAACCCGACGACCCTTCCTCCGTCTCAGCATCcagctccacctcctccaccacctccgCGCCGGTCAGATGCGACCCCCGCGCCGACGCTGCGGTCAAGGTCTTCATGTACGACTTGCCGCCGGAGTTCCACTTCGGCCTCCTCGGCTGGTCCCCGCCTTCCGCTGACTCCGTCTGGCCAGACGTCACCCCCGGctcctccccgccgccgccgcgctacCCCGGGGGGCTCAACCAGCAGCACAGCGTGGAGTACTGGCTCACGCTCgacctcctctcctcctcctcttccaccCCACCCCCCTGCGGCCGCCACTCGGCAGTGCGGGTGGCCGACTCCCGGGACGCCGACCTCGTCTTCGTCCCTTTCTTCGCGTCGCTCAGCTACAACCGCCACTCCCGTCCCGTGCCGCCCGAGAAGGTGAGCAGGGACAGGGCCCTGCAGGAGAAGCTGGTGGCGTACCTCACGGCGCGGCCGGAGTGGAGGAGGTTCGGTGGCGCCGACCACGTCATCGTCGCGCACCACCCCAACAGCTTGCTGCGTGCCCGGGAGACACTGTCTCCGGCCGTGTTCGTGCTGTCGGACTTCGGGAGGTACCCACCGAGAGTGGCTAGCTTGGAGAAGGATGTCATTGCGCCATACAAGCACATGGCTAAGACGTTCATCAATGACTCGGCTGAGTTTGATGACCGACCCACGTTATTGTACTTCCGGGGAGCAATTTACAGGAAGGAG ggagggagCATTCGACAGGAGCTATATTATATGCTCAAAGATGAAAAGGATGTTTACTTTTCCTTTGGAAGTGTCCAGGACCATGGGGCCAGCAAAGCCAGCCAAGGAATGCACTCATCAAAATTTTGCCTAAACATTGCCGGGGACACCCCTTCTTCCAATCGCCTGTTTGACGCGATAGTGAGCCACTGTGTCCCTGTTATCATTAGTGACAACATTGAGCTACCTTATGAGGACGTGTTGGATTATTCAAAGTTCTCCATTTTTGTCCGTTCGTCTGATGCTGTTAAAAAAGGTTACCTGATGCAACTGCTCAGTGGTGTAAGCAAGCAACAGTGGACAAAGATGTGGAATAGGCTCAAAGAGGTGGATAAACATTTTGAGTATCAGTATCCATCCCAGAAGGATGATGCAGTTCAGATGATCTGGCAAGCATTGTCTAGAAAGGTGCCAACAATTAAGCTGAAGGTTCATAGATCTAGTAGATTTTCAAGATCTGACAGAggaaaataa
- the LOC8071307 gene encoding 40S ribosomal protein S16 has product MAAVLQRPAAGTVQCFGRKKTAVAVAYTKPGRGLIKVNGVPIELIRPEMLRLKAFEPILLAGRSRFKDIDMRIRVRGGGKTSQIYAIRQAVAKGLVAYYQKYVDEAAKKEVKDIFARYDRTLLVADPRRCEPKKFGGRGARARFQKSYR; this is encoded by the coding sequence ATGGCTGCCGTGCTGCAGCGCCCCGCAGCGGGCACGGTCCAGTGCTTCGGGCGGAAGAAGacggccgtggccgtggcctaCACCAAGCCTGGGCGCGGGCTGATCAAGGTGAACGGCGTCCCGATCGAGCTCATCCGGCCGGAGATGCTCCGCCTCAAGGCCTTCGAGCCCATCCTGCTGGCGGGGCGGTCCAGGTTCAAGGACATCGACATGCGGATCCGCGTCAGGGGCGGCGGGAAGACGTCGCAGATCTACGCCATCCGCCAGGCCGTCGCCAAGGGGCTCGTCGCGTACTACCAGAAGTACGTTGATGAGGCCGCCAAGAAGGAGGTCAAGGACATCTTCGCCCGCTACGACCGTACCCTCCTCGTCGCCGACCCCAGGCGCTGCGAGCCCAAGAAGTTTGGCGGTCGCGGCGCCCGCGCCAGGTTCCAGAAGTCTTACCGTTGA